A region from the Lolium perenne isolate Kyuss_39 chromosome 4, Kyuss_2.0, whole genome shotgun sequence genome encodes:
- the LOC127293054 gene encoding uncharacterized protein, with protein MAETVDFASSDGEAWRAALAAYDRRMASLDKPDLLEADSFYRHDLPLLLRRRDPDPYLAKSELVQLLQWKLSRGKWRPRLMDFVKSLGEAVVESASRKAFAALPDLSKAITELTVLKGVGPATASAVLAAYAPDVAPFMSDEAMVAALGNAKEYTLKQYLAFAEKLQAKSKELSVGGESFTPSDVERALWSSAIASKPVKKPASGKRKR; from the exons ATGGCCGAGACGGTGGACTTCGCGAGCAGCGACGGGGAGGCTTGGCGCGCTGCGCTGGCCGCGTACGACCGCCGGATGGCGTCCCTGGACAAGCCCGACCTCCTAGAGGCGGACTCCTTCTACCGCCACGACCTCCCCCTTCTGCTGCGCCGCCGCGACCCGGACCCCTACCTCGCCAAGTCCGAGCTGGTTCAGCTACTCCAGTGGAAGCTCTCGCGCGGCAAGTGGAG GCCGAGGCTGATGGATTTCGTCAAAAGCTTGGGTGAGGCAGTTGTAGAATCAGCGTCACGCAAGGCATTTGCAGCGCTGCCCGACCTCAGCAAGGCCATCACCGAGCTCACCGTGCTCAAGGGCGTTGGCCCCGCCACTGCATCTGCGGTGCTCGCTGCCTATGCGCCTGATGTGGCACCATTCATGTCGGACGAA GCGATGGTAGCTGCCTTGGGTAATGCAAAGGAGTACACTCTGAAGCAGTACCTAGCGTTTGCTGAGAAGTTGCAGGCTAAATCGAAG GAGCTGAGTGTAGGAGGAGAAAGTTTCACACCTTCAGATGTTGAGAGAGCGCTGTGGAGCTCGGCAATCGCCTCCAAGCCAGTGAAGAAACCAGCAAGTGGCAAGAGAAAACGATGA